From Triticum urartu cultivar G1812 chromosome 2, Tu2.1, whole genome shotgun sequence, a single genomic window includes:
- the LOC125537448 gene encoding uncharacterized protein LOC125537448 produces MDPVVALLDPAGHVPLQPRDFERPPPAPAPPRVAVISPHGGLPVPVPRGSSESRNWRPQPQNPCRGAALEALQELRPASPYDSPRLDGAGGAPPCVSWTDPSRAPGGHLPSSLDLLCSRAQGAPPSEHGLRPWDLNPPSVMDPHWGSMVMQSGMRARAARLCWRGSSCNSFS; encoded by the exons ATGGATCCAGTCGTCGCCCTATTAGATCCAGCCGGCCATGTTCCCTTGCAGCCGAGGGATTTCGAGCGGCCGCccccagccccagcgccgccGAGGGTAGCTGTAATCTCCCCACACGGTGGCCTCCCTGTCCCCGTCCCACGCGGATCCAGTGAGTCCCGCAACTGGCGCCCCCAACCCCAGAATCCTTGCCGCGGCGCCGCCCTGGAGGCGTTGCAGGAGCTGCGCCCTGCTTCCCCCTATGACTCTCCGAGGCTGGATGGAGCGGGAGGAGCTCCACCTTGCGTCTCCTGGACAGATCCATCACGG GCACCAGGAGGCCACCTACCTTCCTCTCTCGATCTTCTCTGCAGCCGAGCACAAGGAGCACCTCCCAGTGAGCACGGGCTTCGGCCGTGGGATCTCAACCCTCCCTCTGTCATGGATCCTCACTGGGGCAGCATGGTAATGCAGTCCGGCATGCGCGCGCGTGCAGCACGATTGTGTTGGCGAGGCAGCTCGTGTAATTCCTTCAGCTAG